The Granulicella sibirica genome has a segment encoding these proteins:
- a CDS encoding sigma-70 family RNA polymerase sigma factor, translating to MSAASPTIPVDTLVPVEIHPDVALVARAKEGDTAAFEQLVRQYDRQVFRVAQHITQNREDAEDITQDAFLKAYEKLDQFQGNSKFSTWLVRIAVNESLMRLRKRKTSKTVSMDENVQTDEGSIPRDFADWSPNPEQQFGTSELGDILRKTIQGLPPGFRTVFTLRDIENLSTEETAEALGLSVPAVKSRLLRARLQLRERLSRYFRQTKTEGPKP from the coding sequence ATGTCAGCAGCCTCGCCCACCATTCCGGTAGATACGCTCGTCCCGGTAGAGATTCATCCGGACGTCGCCCTCGTTGCGCGCGCCAAAGAAGGCGACACCGCAGCCTTCGAGCAACTCGTCCGCCAGTACGACCGTCAGGTCTTCCGCGTCGCCCAGCACATCACCCAGAACCGCGAAGACGCTGAAGACATCACGCAGGATGCCTTCCTCAAAGCCTACGAGAAGCTCGACCAGTTCCAAGGGAACTCCAAGTTTTCCACATGGCTCGTCCGCATCGCCGTAAACGAGAGCCTGATGCGCCTGCGCAAGCGTAAGACGAGCAAGACCGTCTCAATGGACGAAAATGTTCAGACCGATGAGGGTTCCATCCCGCGCGACTTTGCCGATTGGAGCCCAAATCCGGAGCAGCAATTCGGGACTTCCGAGCTCGGTGACATCCTCCGGAAGACAATTCAGGGGTTACCGCCAGGTTTTCGAACCGTTTTCACTCTCCGCGACATCGAAAACCTGTCGACCGAAGAGACCGCCGAAGCCCTTGGCCTCAGCGTTCCCGCCGTCAAGTCGAGACTTCTGAGAGCGCGTTTACAATTACGCGAACGTCTCAGCCGTTATTTCCGGCAGACTAAGACCGAGGGCCCCAAGCCGTGA
- a CDS encoding anti-sigma factor family protein produces the protein MTCTDFLSQLTDYFDGQIDAELLAEVQGHIAECHHCHVVLDTTKQTIEVYRDNEIYDFSPELQSRLHATIMSRCREVKVR, from the coding sequence GTGACCTGCACTGATTTTCTCAGCCAGCTTACCGACTACTTCGACGGACAGATTGATGCCGAGCTCCTCGCGGAAGTGCAAGGACACATCGCCGAGTGCCATCACTGTCATGTAGTCCTCGACACGACCAAGCAGACGATCGAAGTGTATCGGGATAACGAGATCTACGACTTCTCTCCCGAACTGCAGAGCCGCCTGCACGCCACGATCATGTCTCGCTGTCGCGAAGTAAAAGTTCGATAA
- a CDS encoding Ig-like domain-containing protein, which translates to MVAGTTMQLHAIDTSFSKQTSDVTGTATWTSSSPAVATVSSTGLLTGVASGSVTITAVVSSDKGTFGVSVGAATVTALTVSPQNAALSAGQTQAYTASASYTDKTTGAPSGATWSVSPTSVATINATTGLLTAVANGSYNVTCVAGGQTATAPGTVNTALPSSIAITPVTASVAGGKTQQFTATGRYADGSMIDLSGSVTWSSSNPSLLTITSTGLATAAAVTTSGTVTLTATLGSITSNVPVQVTPAATVTSLYVNPTSSSIAQGSAEQHTATAIYSDGSQQDVSSLVTWGVSGTVNATSNVAGGLGAHGRSVRGAVDSDSVASVDQAGIDQALSPGTTQVTASMGPVQSASVVIVTPATISSLGIQSSDALFPIGSKQQVMLIGKFSDGTTQDLSLSGNWQSSDPSVATIDSGTGWALGIAAGAVHFTASFGGLTAISPVFQVLPPTLISTIIDMDDAAAVVGIPQHARLIGNYSDGTIQDLTTLATWVSDDPSVFYVSSTGAAQALSLGSTQISATVFGKTAVRSVSGVPLTLNSIIVLPANFSFALGTTMDFIAIGNFSSGVQGDISPVVVWTSSDPAVLTIDGNGRAKSGKLGTTTVTATLLGISQVSVPVTVSAATLQTLAISPSTAQIAAQTAQQYTVTGFFSDGTIQDLSPDAIYSISDPTVATADNDGTVTGLKAGAVQVSASIFGQTVTAPLTSTNATLSSVSVTPADSELPVGVNLAMKLMGTFSDGTTQDLSADAVWSTPTPSIVNVILNGQVAGVSPGAGFVQAQRGLFSGATNITVTNARVSSLVLTPASNTIRKLQNKAITLLGTFSDGHVQDLTVFNGFFSVDNPQVAAVIGVPPIYGVGVGTATVTAAFQGLAASSTFRVESNVVTSQGVTPANPTITAGTTQKFSDIITYDDGTTDDVSSSTTWTSSNPAVLSIDSTGLATAQSVSSALTVTITGVSGATTSAATVTVQPAAVPPTGPTLTQISVSPTSSQIAFGTPVQLTAFGTYSDGSLQNLSATATWTTSNATLATVSSTGLVTGKAAGLVSVQAQVGGVQATAFVQVTNATLTSVAISSSGANLAIGSPQQFTLTGTFSDGSMQNLSAFAAWTSSAPAVATISNTGLATGVSTGSVQFTGSYGGKTATTTPVQVSSAALVSVALTPSNPTFARGTQQQFKLTGTYSDSTTRDLTENATFVSSNPAVVVVSGSGLATGVAPGNVRITASASGLAATTQSVTVTAATLASIAITPNSPSFANGTTLQFTATGTFSDGSTQDLSTQTLWTSNNPQVLTIDTNGLATARGVGSAQVTATFNGVTGTTGAVTVTSTTLTNLTISPTTVQIAKGTTQQFTATGTFADGTRQNLSTSVTWTSSNGGVVMINAAGLATGTGVGSAQVTASYQGMSASTTAFLVTPATLVSVAFSPANPTVAVGSTTQVTVTGTFSDGSTQDLSSISAYSSSNPTAVTVSPTGLISGVSSGTSTITVQVDGVTSTFTATARVVTLVSVAIAPSSPAAFAKGTTQQFAATGTFSDGSTQTLSTGVVWISSDPTVFTVDMNGLATATGVGSAHLTATYQGQTATTSTFQVTPAAVASIAITPPSPSLTAGGTQQFTATATYTDGTTQDISNTVSWSSSNAALLSIDSSGLATAHTTATIATATITAQLGSTVSTDTVTVQPIGSGNPTLNSIVVKPTSSHVATGTTEQLTAIGTYSDGSSKDLSATVTWTSANTANATVSSTGLVTGLLPALVDIEAQMGTVQYSGVVHVTAAVLTSVAISPSGASFAAGVTQQFTLKGTFSDGSTQDLSSSATWSSSASGVAFISSTGLAVGVAPGAVQFTATYMGQSATTAAVQVTPASLTSISIVPGSPSFAAGTSQQFEVIGTFSDGSTHDLTDLATFASSNVSILDVSASGVARGVAPGSSQITATVDGQSVTTPSVTVTPATLVSIAITPASPSLANGTTAQFTAIATFSDGTTQDVTTQATWTSSNPQILTIDQNGLADSDGTGSGSVSAMLNGVTATSGTVSITAATLTSLAISPANAQVAKGTTRQFTATGTFSDGSTQNLSTNVAWTSSNGAIVAINANGLATGEGTGAAQLTASYQGQTASTSSFTVTPATLVSIAFSPATPSVAAGTTAQVTTTGNFSDGSTQDLSGSATYSSSDPTVATVSATGLVSGVAPGTSVVTVTAGGMTSTFTVNVTTATLVSIAITPGTPASFAKGTTQQFTATGTYSDGTTQNLSSSATWTTSNASAITVDSHGLATGAGVGSAQLTATYQGRSATTPSVSVTPAVVASISVSPRNPSITSIASQQFTATATYTDGTTADVTGTSTWSSSNTTVATVNASGLAQALAPGTTTIQAVSGSFSSSTVLTVTLVFAPTLLSVAVTPANGSVAATTNLQFHATGTYSDTSTADVTGSVTWSSSTPAAATINAAGLATGIAVGTTTIQATSGLISGSTGLTVTTAPVTLVSLAITPASASIAKGTAQQFTATGTYSDASTQNLTTQVTWSSSAGSVASINSSGSAMGTGAGNTQITATYLGQSTMVTLTVSPATLVSLAVTPASVSVAAGTGQQYRAVGTLSDGSTQDLTTSVTWSSSNTAAATISASGLASTTSVGSSTIMAQSGTVSNTAALNVTAATVVSVQLTPSSVSLAAGGVQQLMATATFTDGSSQDVTTSATYSTSNAGVATVDVNGKLTAAGAGMATITATLGSASATLTATISNAVLTSIAITPSPVSLAAGTSQQLTATGTFSDGSTEDLTNTATWSSSAPATASVSSTGNVIQAQAGNATITAASGGANGTVMVTGTSAVVTSISVSPVSVTLAAGQTQQFAATATLSDSTQQTITASAHWSVSNPAKATVGDSGASKGFLTSSAAGTITVQATSGGVTGSATVTIQPAQLSSLTIRPESISLPAGTTQALTVTGVYTDGSTANLTVSTTFTSASPSTAAVSGSGVVQGVSAGSTTVTATVQGVSAAVPVTVTAAVLSSIAITPAAPSLALGLHTQLTATGTYTDGSTANISSQVQWTSSAPSVATISSTGLLTSVATGSSTVAAALNGISQSVPATVTAAALQSIAVLPVGTSIPLGLSQQMQAIGTYTDGTTQDITSMVTWSSQTPAVGVVSSTGVATGVTTGSFLAKATKGAVTGSVSVTITSAVLQSIVVTPANQPVVNLLQNSVQYTATGQYSDGSMQNITNSVHWAITGIVVGSITQTGTFSPIGVGLGTVTATSGAISGSTNVLVVSVL; encoded by the coding sequence GTGGTGGCCGGAACTACGATGCAGCTGCACGCGATCGACACGAGCTTTTCGAAACAGACATCCGATGTAACGGGGACGGCGACCTGGACCTCGTCAAGCCCTGCCGTGGCCACGGTAAGCAGCACGGGTCTCCTGACGGGCGTGGCTTCCGGAAGCGTCACGATTACCGCTGTTGTCTCCAGTGATAAAGGGACCTTCGGCGTCTCGGTGGGAGCTGCCACTGTGACCGCTCTTACCGTTAGTCCGCAGAATGCCGCGCTCTCCGCAGGGCAAACCCAGGCGTACACCGCAAGCGCCAGCTACACGGACAAGACCACCGGAGCACCTTCCGGAGCTACATGGAGCGTCTCTCCAACAAGCGTCGCTACCATCAACGCGACCACAGGATTACTGACGGCTGTTGCGAACGGCTCCTACAACGTCACTTGCGTAGCCGGGGGGCAGACCGCGACTGCGCCTGGAACGGTGAACACCGCCCTCCCCTCATCCATCGCGATTACTCCCGTTACGGCGAGCGTCGCGGGGGGAAAGACGCAACAGTTTACTGCCACTGGAAGGTATGCCGACGGCAGCATGATCGACCTTAGCGGGAGCGTCACGTGGAGCTCGAGCAACCCCTCCCTGCTGACCATCACCTCCACGGGCCTCGCCACGGCCGCCGCAGTCACGACCTCCGGGACAGTCACCCTGACCGCGACGCTCGGCTCCATCACGTCGAACGTCCCCGTGCAGGTGACTCCGGCGGCCACCGTTACTTCGCTCTACGTCAATCCAACAAGCAGCAGCATTGCGCAGGGATCTGCCGAGCAGCACACCGCGACCGCCATCTACTCCGACGGGAGCCAGCAGGATGTCAGCTCCCTGGTTACCTGGGGTGTCTCGGGGACGGTCAATGCTACAAGCAACGTGGCCGGCGGCTTGGGAGCACATGGGCGCAGTGTTCGAGGTGCGGTGGACAGTGATTCCGTCGCCAGCGTCGATCAGGCGGGCATCGACCAGGCACTCTCCCCGGGGACGACGCAGGTCACGGCGTCGATGGGGCCGGTTCAGTCTGCGAGCGTCGTGATTGTCACCCCCGCGACGATCTCTTCTCTGGGCATTCAGTCCTCGGACGCTCTCTTTCCCATCGGGTCCAAGCAGCAGGTCATGCTGATCGGGAAATTCTCCGATGGAACTACGCAGGATCTCAGTCTGTCCGGCAACTGGCAGAGCTCCGATCCCTCTGTTGCGACGATCGACAGCGGTACAGGCTGGGCGCTGGGCATTGCGGCAGGCGCCGTGCACTTCACGGCGAGTTTCGGCGGCCTGACGGCAATATCTCCGGTGTTCCAAGTTCTTCCTCCTACGCTTATCTCGACCATCATCGATATGGACGACGCGGCGGCCGTTGTGGGCATCCCGCAGCATGCACGCCTTATCGGGAACTACTCGGACGGTACGATTCAGGATCTGACCACGCTCGCGACGTGGGTCTCGGACGATCCGTCCGTGTTTTACGTCAGCTCCACTGGGGCGGCGCAAGCACTAAGCCTGGGGTCAACACAGATTTCGGCAACTGTTTTCGGTAAGACAGCCGTGAGAAGCGTCTCCGGGGTCCCGCTCACACTCAACTCGATCATCGTCCTGCCTGCGAACTTCAGCTTCGCTCTTGGGACCACGATGGACTTTATCGCGATTGGCAACTTCTCCAGCGGCGTTCAGGGCGATATCAGCCCCGTGGTGGTCTGGACCTCGAGCGATCCGGCGGTTTTGACGATTGATGGAAATGGCAGAGCGAAGAGCGGAAAACTGGGCACCACCACGGTCACGGCGACGCTTCTCGGAATCTCGCAGGTTAGCGTGCCAGTTACCGTCTCTGCCGCCACACTGCAGACCCTTGCGATCTCCCCCAGCACGGCGCAGATCGCTGCCCAGACCGCTCAGCAGTACACCGTGACGGGTTTCTTTAGCGATGGGACGATCCAGGATTTATCACCCGATGCCATCTATTCTATTTCCGACCCGACGGTCGCCACTGCGGATAATGATGGCACAGTGACTGGGCTGAAGGCGGGTGCCGTTCAGGTATCGGCAAGCATCTTTGGACAGACTGTCACCGCCCCGCTCACGTCCACGAACGCCACGCTCTCGTCAGTCTCCGTGACGCCTGCGGATAGCGAGCTGCCGGTAGGCGTCAACCTGGCGATGAAGCTGATGGGAACCTTTTCGGACGGAACGACGCAGGATCTCAGCGCGGATGCGGTCTGGTCCACGCCCACACCCTCCATCGTCAACGTCATCCTGAACGGCCAGGTCGCGGGGGTGAGCCCCGGGGCGGGCTTCGTCCAGGCGCAACGTGGGCTGTTCAGCGGGGCCACGAACATTACCGTCACGAACGCCAGGGTGAGTTCGCTCGTGCTTACACCCGCGAGCAACACCATCCGCAAGCTCCAGAATAAGGCCATAACGCTGCTCGGCACCTTCAGCGACGGACACGTTCAAGACCTGACTGTTTTCAACGGCTTCTTCTCCGTCGACAATCCGCAGGTGGCGGCCGTCATCGGTGTTCCTCCCATCTACGGTGTGGGAGTCGGCACCGCGACCGTCACGGCTGCCTTCCAGGGCCTGGCAGCCTCCTCGACCTTCCGGGTTGAGAGCAACGTCGTCACCTCGCAGGGCGTCACGCCTGCTAATCCGACTATCACTGCCGGGACGACCCAGAAGTTCAGTGACATCATCACGTACGACGACGGCACTACCGACGATGTTTCTTCTTCGACTACATGGACGTCCAGCAACCCCGCTGTGCTCAGCATCGACTCCACGGGCCTTGCCACGGCTCAGAGCGTGAGCAGCGCGCTGACGGTGACGATCACCGGTGTCTCCGGGGCGACGACGTCAGCCGCAACGGTGACCGTGCAACCCGCAGCGGTTCCGCCGACGGGTCCGACGCTTACGCAGATCAGCGTGAGCCCCACGAGCAGCCAGATCGCCTTCGGAACGCCAGTGCAGTTGACGGCTTTCGGAACCTACTCGGATGGAAGCTTGCAGAACCTGAGCGCCACCGCAACGTGGACGACTTCCAATGCGACCCTCGCCACAGTGAGCTCGACGGGCCTGGTGACCGGCAAGGCGGCTGGTCTCGTGAGCGTTCAGGCGCAGGTGGGAGGGGTGCAGGCCACGGCGTTCGTGCAGGTGACGAATGCGACGCTCACCTCGGTCGCGATTAGCTCGAGCGGCGCGAACCTGGCGATTGGAAGCCCGCAGCAGTTCACCCTGACTGGAACGTTCTCCGACGGAAGCATGCAGAATCTAAGCGCGTTTGCGGCTTGGACGAGTTCCGCGCCTGCGGTGGCGACGATCTCAAACACGGGGCTCGCTACGGGCGTGAGTACGGGGTCGGTGCAATTTACCGGGTCGTATGGTGGGAAGACAGCAACGACGACTCCGGTGCAGGTGAGTTCGGCAGCGCTAGTTTCGGTTGCTCTCACGCCCTCGAACCCGACTTTCGCGAGGGGCACGCAGCAGCAGTTCAAGCTGACGGGAACGTATAGCGATAGCACGACGCGGGACCTCACGGAAAACGCGACTTTTGTCAGTTCTAATCCGGCCGTTGTCGTGGTCTCCGGGAGCGGACTGGCGACTGGGGTGGCACCTGGGAACGTGCGGATCACTGCCTCGGCCAGTGGCCTCGCCGCGACGACCCAGTCTGTGACGGTGACTGCGGCCACGCTTGCCTCGATTGCGATTACCCCGAACAGCCCCAGTTTCGCGAATGGAACGACGCTGCAATTCACTGCGACTGGAACTTTTTCGGACGGTTCCACGCAAGACCTCAGCACGCAGACCCTTTGGACCTCGAACAATCCGCAAGTATTGACCATCGATACGAACGGTCTGGCGACTGCTCGTGGTGTGGGGAGCGCGCAGGTTACGGCGACGTTCAACGGGGTGACAGGCACTACCGGAGCGGTCACGGTGACCTCGACCACGCTGACGAATCTGACCATCTCTCCGACGACTGTGCAGATTGCGAAGGGAACGACGCAGCAGTTTACCGCGACCGGGACCTTCGCCGATGGTACGAGACAGAACCTTTCGACAAGCGTGACCTGGACGAGTTCGAACGGCGGCGTCGTCATGATCAACGCTGCCGGCCTGGCTACGGGCACGGGCGTGGGCTCGGCGCAGGTCACGGCGAGCTACCAGGGTATGAGCGCGTCGACGACGGCGTTCTTGGTTACGCCGGCGACGCTTGTTTCGGTGGCGTTTAGTCCTGCGAACCCGACCGTTGCGGTGGGAAGCACCACGCAGGTTACGGTGACCGGAACGTTCTCGGATGGGAGCACGCAGGATCTCTCAAGCATCTCGGCCTATAGCTCTTCGAATCCAACGGCGGTCACCGTGAGCCCGACGGGACTCATCTCTGGAGTGAGTTCGGGGACAAGTACGATTACCGTGCAGGTCGATGGTGTAACGAGCACGTTCACGGCAACAGCAAGGGTCGTGACCCTGGTTTCGGTTGCAATCGCTCCTTCCAGCCCGGCTGCCTTTGCCAAAGGGACGACGCAGCAGTTCGCCGCTACCGGAACTTTCTCCGATGGGTCGACGCAGACCCTTTCGACTGGAGTGGTATGGATCAGTTCAGATCCAACAGTATTCACCGTCGACATGAATGGGCTGGCGACCGCGACGGGTGTTGGTTCGGCGCACTTGACGGCTACCTATCAGGGGCAGACCGCGACTACGTCTACTTTCCAGGTGACTCCTGCGGCGGTGGCGTCGATTGCGATCACCCCACCGTCTCCGAGCTTAACGGCGGGAGGGACGCAGCAGTTTACCGCGACCGCGACCTATACCGATGGGACGACGCAGGATATCTCGAACACCGTTTCCTGGAGTTCGAGCAACGCTGCCCTGTTGAGCATCGATAGCTCTGGTCTTGCCACGGCTCATACGACCGCTACCATCGCGACGGCGACCATCACGGCTCAATTGGGTTCGACTGTCTCGACCGACACGGTGACGGTGCAGCCGATAGGCTCTGGTAATCCCACGCTGAACTCGATCGTGGTCAAGCCGACAAGCAGCCATGTTGCTACGGGAACGACGGAGCAGTTGACCGCGATTGGCACCTACTCGGATGGAAGCAGCAAGGACCTCTCGGCGACGGTTACGTGGACATCGGCGAATACGGCGAACGCGACGGTCAGCAGCACGGGACTTGTGACCGGCCTGCTGCCAGCGCTAGTGGATATCGAGGCTCAGATGGGCACCGTGCAGTATAGCGGGGTGGTCCATGTGACCGCCGCTGTGCTTACTTCGGTGGCTATCAGCCCGAGCGGAGCGAGCTTTGCGGCAGGAGTGACGCAGCAGTTCACCCTTAAGGGTACGTTCTCGGACGGAAGCACGCAGGATCTGAGCTCATCGGCCACCTGGAGCAGTTCGGCGTCAGGCGTAGCCTTTATCTCCTCGACAGGGCTTGCGGTCGGAGTGGCCCCCGGAGCCGTTCAGTTCACTGCGACCTATATGGGGCAGAGCGCGACAACGGCCGCTGTGCAGGTAACGCCGGCTTCGCTGACTTCGATCTCCATCGTTCCGGGGAGTCCGAGCTTTGCGGCGGGAACGAGCCAGCAGTTCGAGGTCATCGGCACGTTCTCGGACGGATCGACGCACGATCTCACCGACCTTGCTACCTTCGCGAGTTCAAATGTCTCGATTCTTGATGTGTCGGCGAGCGGGGTCGCGCGCGGGGTCGCGCCGGGCTCAAGCCAGATTACGGCTACGGTGGATGGGCAGAGTGTTACGACGCCGTCGGTCACCGTGACGCCGGCGACGCTCGTCTCGATCGCGATCACTCCGGCGAGCCCGAGCCTTGCGAATGGTACGACTGCACAGTTCACGGCGATTGCGACCTTCTCGGATGGGACGACGCAGGATGTGACCACGCAGGCGACCTGGACGTCGAGCAACCCGCAGATTCTGACTATCGATCAGAACGGTCTTGCGGACAGCGACGGGACGGGAAGCGGATCGGTCTCCGCAATGCTGAACGGCGTGACGGCTACGAGTGGAACGGTGTCGATTACAGCGGCGACGTTGACCAGCCTTGCGATCTCCCCGGCGAATGCCCAGGTTGCGAAGGGCACCACACGGCAGTTCACCGCGACGGGAACCTTCAGCGACGGGTCGACGCAGAACCTATCGACAAACGTGGCCTGGACGAGCTCGAACGGGGCCATCGTTGCGATCAACGCGAACGGCCTGGCGACTGGAGAGGGGACGGGTGCAGCGCAACTCACGGCGAGTTATCAGGGACAGACTGCGTCCACGAGTAGCTTTACTGTGACACCGGCGACGCTGGTCTCGATCGCGTTCAGCCCGGCAACTCCGAGTGTCGCGGCGGGAACAACGGCGCAGGTGACGACGACGGGAAACTTCTCGGATGGAAGCACGCAGGATCTTTCCGGGAGCGCTACCTATAGCTCTTCCGACCCGACGGTGGCCACGGTCAGCGCGACGGGCCTGGTGAGCGGCGTCGCTCCGGGCACGAGCGTGGTGACGGTTACGGCCGGTGGGATGACGAGCACGTTCACGGTGAATGTGACGACCGCTACCCTTGTCTCGATTGCGATTACGCCGGGGACTCCCGCATCCTTTGCGAAGGGGACCACGCAGCAGTTCACCGCGACCGGAACCTACTCGGACGGAACGACGCAGAATCTCTCCTCGTCGGCGACCTGGACGACCTCGAACGCTTCGGCGATCACGGTCGATAGCCATGGGCTGGCGACGGGTGCGGGTGTTGGCTCCGCGCAGTTGACGGCTACCTACCAGGGTCGGAGCGCCACGACACCGAGCGTGTCGGTGACTCCGGCGGTGGTGGCTTCGATCTCCGTGTCGCCTCGTAATCCGAGTATCACGAGCATCGCGAGCCAACAGTTCACTGCGACGGCGACCTACACCGACGGAACGACGGCGGATGTTACCGGAACAAGTACATGGAGTTCCAGCAATACGACCGTCGCCACCGTCAACGCGAGTGGGCTTGCTCAGGCGCTTGCGCCCGGGACAACAACGATTCAAGCGGTATCCGGGAGTTTCTCGAGTTCCACAGTGCTTACGGTGACGCTGGTCTTTGCGCCGACGCTTCTGTCGGTCGCGGTGACCCCTGCGAACGGAAGCGTTGCGGCGACCACGAATCTACAGTTCCATGCGACTGGCACGTACTCCGATACGAGCACGGCTGACGTGACGGGATCGGTGACCTGGTCGAGTTCGACGCCTGCCGCTGCCACGATCAACGCCGCTGGGCTGGCTACGGGGATCGCCGTCGGGACGACGACGATTCAGGCTACCTCGGGATTGATCAGCGGTTCGACCGGACTTACGGTCACGACTGCCCCGGTAACGCTGGTGAGTCTCGCGATCACGCCGGCTTCGGCTTCGATTGCGAAGGGGACAGCACAGCAGTTCACGGCCACGGGAACGTACTCGGATGCCTCCACGCAGAACCTTACGACACAGGTCACCTGGTCTTCGTCGGCCGGTTCCGTGGCGAGCATCAACAGCAGCGGCTCGGCTATGGGAACCGGGGCGGGGAACACGCAAATCACGGCCACCTACCTCGGGCAGAGTACGATGGTGACTCTGACGGTCAGCCCGGCTACGCTTGTGTCGCTTGCCGTGACGCCAGCCTCGGTGAGTGTGGCGGCTGGTACCGGGCAGCAGTATCGCGCGGTTGGAACCCTAAGCGATGGCTCGACGCAGGATCTGACGACGTCGGTCACGTGGTCCTCGAGCAATACGGCGGCGGCTACGATCAGCGCTTCCGGTCTGGCTTCGACGACGAGCGTTGGTTCTTCGACGATCATGGCGCAATCGGGCACGGTGAGCAACACGGCTGCCCTGAACGTCACCGCGGCGACCGTGGTCAGCGTGCAGCTTACGCCGTCTTCGGTGTCTCTGGCGGCTGGTGGGGTGCAGCAGCTCATGGCGACGGCGACCTTCACCGATGGCAGCTCGCAGGATGTGACCACGAGCGCGACCTACTCGACGTCGAATGCGGGTGTGGCCACCGTCGATGTGAATGGGAAGTTGACCGCGGCGGGAGCGGGCATGGCGACGATCACGGCGACACTTGGGTCTGCCTCGGCTACGCTGACCGCGACTATCAGCAATGCGGTGCTGACCTCGATTGCGATCACGCCTTCTCCGGTCAGTCTCGCGGCTGGTACAAGTCAGCAGCTTACGGCTACCGGAACGTTCTCGGACGGAAGCACGGAAGATCTAACGAACACCGCGACCTGGAGCAGTTCGGCTCCGGCGACGGCCTCGGTCAGCTCTACGGGGAATGTGATCCAAGCGCAGGCCGGTAACGCCACGATTACGGCTGCCAGCGGAGGTGCTAACGGTACGGTCATGGTCACGGGAACAAGCGCGGTGGTGACATCGATCTCCGTGAGTCCGGTATCCGTGACCCTCGCTGCCGGGCAGACGCAGCAGTTTGCCGCGACCGCGACCTTGAGCGACAGCACGCAGCAAACGATCACGGCCTCGGCGCACTGGAGTGTTTCGAACCCGGCCAAAGCGACGGTCGGCGACTCGGGCGCGAGCAAGGGCTTCCTGACGTCGAGTGCGGCGGGAACGATCACGGTGCAGGCCACCTCCGGTGGAGTGACCGGGTCGGCTACGGTTACGATTCAGCCTGCGCAGCTTAGTTCACTGACGATCAGGCCGGAGTCGATCTCACTTCCTGCAGGAACGACGCAGGCGCTTACTGTGACCGGCGTCTATACCGACGGAAGCACGGCGAACCTGACGGTCTCGACCACCTTCACAAGCGCGAGCCCTTCGACTGCGGCGGTGAGTGGAAGTGGAGTCGTTCAGGGCGTATCGGCTGGGTCGACGACTGTTACGGCCACGGTTCAGGGGGTATCGGCTGCGGTACCGGTGACGGTGACAGCGGCGGTGCTCAGCTCTATCGCCATTACGCCCGCGGCGCCGAGCCTTGCGCTTGGTCTGCACACACAATTGACCGCGACGGGAACGTACACCGACGGCAGTACGGCCAACATCAGCTCCCAGGTGCAGTGGACCTCGTCTGCACCTTCTGTGGCGACGATCAGCAGTACGGGGCTGCTGACCAGCGTCGCGACGGGCTCGTCCACGGTCGCGGCTGCACTCAACGGTATCAGCCAATCTGTTCCGGCGACGGTCACGGCGGCGGCGCTCCAGAGCATCGCGGTCCTGCCGGTGGGTACCAGCATTCCGCTTGGCCTGTCGCAGCAGATGCAGGCGATCGGGACCTACACGGACGGGACTACGCAGGACATCACTTCGATGGTGACGTGGTCCTCGCAGACACCGGCTGTCGGCGTCGTCAGCTCGACCGGTGTAGCGACTGGTGTTACGACCGGGTCGTTCCTGGCGAAGGCGACGAAGGGAGCGGTGACTGGCAGCGTCTCGGTAACGATCACGAGCGCGGTTCTGCAATCGATCGTCGTTACTCCGGCGAATCAGCCGGTCGTCAATCTGCTTCAAAATAGCGTGCAGTACACCGCAACGGGACAGTACAGCGATGGAAGCATGCAGAACATCACGAACAGCGTGCACTGGGCGATTACCGGGATCGTGGTCGGATCGATCACACAGACCGGGACGTTCTCTCCAATCGGAGTCGGCCTGGGCACAGTGACGGCGACGTCCGGCGCTATCTCCGGATCGACCAACGTCCTTGTGGTGTCAGTGCTGTAA